A stretch of DNA from Lycium ferocissimum isolate CSIRO_LF1 chromosome 4, AGI_CSIRO_Lferr_CH_V1, whole genome shotgun sequence:
cagttgttgcaacttctttaTTAGTTGTTGCAATAATTTTAGAAGTTTTTATACAGCACCTTTAGctgttgttgcaacaactgtaatTGCTATGATATTTGTTGGAAAAAACTGCAGCTTTGCCCAGATAAAAAATTGATACAAAAAAACACTGTTCACTTACAAAAAATCACCTTTGAAGTAATGCCCGGTGATACACGAATGAAATTCAGtccaaaaaaatatgtaaagaagaagaagaagaatccactgaagaaggaggaggagctTTGGCTCGTTTGTGCATTTGCAAttttgtgcttttttttttttttcctttttagttggTGATACACGAATGAAATTCAGtccaaaaaaatatgtaaatcgggtgaattcattttttttttcttccaccaattttctaaaatgaagaagaagcaagagggaagaagaagaggaagaagaagcaagggggaagaagaagagaaagaacaagaatagGAAGAAGAAtaggaagaagaggaggaagaagaagaagaagaagaagaaggaggaggaggagaagagggTCGTTTGTGCATTTGcaattttgtgtttttttttttttcctttttagttaaTTTAGGGTTTTATATACTGGGGtcaaagtgtaaaaaaaaaaaattgagggatTTTCTGAAAATGGGTCACTAACCCAATTTTTGTCACCCCTACTCAATAAAAATAACTTAAGTCACTCCAACttaaatttgaaactttttGTCATCCTTAATTAATTCTCCCCACTAGGTGCTCTTTAggtgtaatttttattttattttgttgtaatgGTAATAGTTACAGTtattatcaaaaaataaataattagacACTTTTCTTTAGATAAAGGCTGAACCCATTGGGAGCCCCTTGTGGTCTGCAAGATATTTCACTTAAACATCTCAAATACGCcttgtttcatttagacacttgaaCTTGAGTTAAAATGTGTTATTGAACACTTTTGCTGATGTTGCATTGTGCGTATAGTTCACCTTTTTGTGGAGCgcgaaaaagaatatttttttagtttttttattttttctttctccttcatcttcttcctcccTCCTACCACTTTCTTCACCATATCCACCCTTTCTCTTCATCTACTCTCTCACTGCTAGCACCGGAACCACCACATCTCCATCATTTCCTTATTCACCCACCACAAGAACCACAAAATCTCCACCTTTCTAATCCATTTGTAACAACAGATACATAAAATAAATCTGGGTCTAAAATTATTTCGGTGGAACTTCATTTTTTTCGTTTGAGCATAATTTAAAGAAGCAAAACGAAAACAAGGGGTGTGGTGGAGAAAAACAGGGCACATTTTTGCAGACAAAAGACCCAATCGGGTTAAACCCATcaatatattcaagaaaatataaagaaatccagttaagaaaacacataatttcacctttctagAAATCAAAATCAACTGAAGGAACCATCAGAATCACTGTTTTGTCACTCTGGATTGAAGAAATTGAGATGAAAATTTGAAGACTCCATTAAAGCtcatttgaaaatgagaaaatatatataattaatggaAAGATTTCTCTAGCTTAGATTTCATAAAATGGAATAGATTGGAAGTTGTGTGATGGCCGGCATCAATGGTGGTTCTGCTAGTCAAGGAGCGGATGAGTACGGGGCTTagaaaataagatttttaattaactaaaatagtttaaaaataattgttctactcgtgttttattttttaataattattttggatATATATGCCACATATACTAATTTAATTTGTCAATTTGCCACGTAATTAGCAAGTGTGTTACACACACATTACATATTTGGCTGATTGTgcaaaagtgtctaaatggaatatCGGGCTCCATCTTAGGTGTCTAACTGGAACAAGACGTATTTGAGTTGTCTAAGTGAAAGATCTTGCAAATCACAAGGGGCCCCCGACGGGTTCAGCCTTAGATAAATACTCCATATTATTTTTAACAATTTAATTTGTGTAGACATGTGTGGAATGTTTGCATGATCAAATCAGTAATAATCACAGTTGAGTTCAGAACTGGAAAAGGGCGCTGGAGTAGGGCCAGATAAAGCTGACTGATTATTGAgaagaatttaagttatatatacattGATCGACTGTGTTAAATCTTTTTTAAGCTAGTATTAGTGAATTTTAACATATAGATACATAGCAGAATGGGCAGATGAAGCTTTACATAATCGAGTTCATTCCAACTCATTACTTTTGACGCGcaacataaatttatatataaaaaatcattAATTAATATTGCAACAAACAAGAAATATGAACAGGCGAAAATCATTTCCCCACCCCTTCCCCCGAACTTTGCCTTAAAAATCAAACGCCCCcaccctccccccacccccaccgcAACTTTCAACAATAGACATCTTCCCCTTTTTACCAATATCCAGTCACTGACCGTAGCTTTAAAATATTAACCAATCACTAGAAGGGCAAAACGTAATTTCCTTTGTCTTCCAATTTAGTGGGTTAccctaattaattaatattaccCTTCAAATTTTACAGCACAATTTCTTGTTTTTCAGAGAAGAATGATCAATAACCTACTATCCCAACTTCACCCGCGCAAAGTGAAGGTACGCAATCTCGACAAGCTTCACTCTTTTGCCTCCAGCTATTTTGTCATTGTGTTTTGCTCAAACTTCTTATGCATAATGAACGACTCCCTAATTCTCTAAATGATGTAAGATTAGTCTGCGCTTATCTTAGTTTTCCGGTACAGATTAAGTTAAAACCACTCTTCCTCATGCATAGTACAAAAACATTCTTGCTCTTGCTTACTAATGTAGCTACAAATGTTTCATATTTCAGGTGACTTGAAGCCTGGAGCAGAGTTCAAGATTACTAGAGTTGTTGATAAAGAAACGCTCATGACAAAAAATTCAAATGCCGCCATTAAAAtggtaaattttattttagctACATTATTGTCATCTAACACACTTTTGCTGCCTTTCAATTTGGATAtgcatttttttataatttcaatttgtctCTGCTTGCCATTGGAACTGAATTACTCCATTCAGCTTTATTCCTATGGAAAATGTTCTTCAAGAAACACGACGATTACAAGGTACACAAAACCATTTGCttcaattcattttttatttgattggCTTCAGACGTCTAGGGAAATAATAAGAACTAAAGGAGAACACTGCTTGGTTATACACATAAAAGTTTGAGTGCTAAATAGATGAACTGGTGGACTATTGAGTGCTATTTGAGTCAAAGATGAATAGTTATTAAACACTTAATATATCCAACATTAGTTTATTCAAACGTTTGAATTACAATCACTAGCTACTACTCTTTAATATTTGATAGGCTCCAAATGCTACCAATGACTTGTGTCGTTACAGTAGGTTGgtcgatttatttgatcaacttatgAAAAATCATACATTCGATCCTTATGTAGTTGTAGAACTATTTTTTTGgtctctttatttaatttttgttgtcGATATGTTGGACTACTCTTTACCGCATGGAAGTGGCAAGCCGCTGGAGATATTAGCAAAGCTAAATGAGTTGGTTCGCTTTTCACCTGATGAAAAGATTGGTGTTTTTTATGctaatttttcatcttctcttgCTGCACAGCTTTTAACTCAAAACTAATGGTTAATAATGAAGTTGAAGCAACTATATATACCATGGGAAAATGTTAGTATGTGACAAGACTGATCCAAGAATATTATATCTGTGATATGTCACATATGGATCATATACATCTATTTCTTATCTCTCctctctattttttcttttgaacaaTCGGCGCATTTTAGTATGTGATAAGACTGATCTGAGAATATTATATCCGCAATATGTCACATACGGTTCATATACATCTATTTCTTATCTCTCTCctctctattttttcttttgaacaatccgcgcatcgcgcgggtacgtatactagtGATCAATAACCTACTATCCCAACTTCACCCGCGCAAAGTGAAGGTACGCAATCTCGACAAGCTTCACTCTTTTGCCTCCAGCTATTTTGTCATTGTGTTTTGCCTTTTCGATTACCAACTATCAGATACAAAATCATACTTTGTCATTGTGTTTTGCCTTTACGATTACCAACTATTTTGTCATTGTGTTCTGGAGCATGAATACTAcatattttatatgattttgtatTTTGCTAGTTATTTTCTGGAGCATGACTACTACAtcttttgtattttgaaagtgaCATATTAATTAAGTGTACTTAAAAAATTGTTTTCGGATTTCCTAGTTTTGCACAATGTAGGAGCTTTCCTTTTTATCATAgacataattttttattttatttttttgccttAAAAGATACACCAAACTTACACTTAATCTAAATTGGTGTTATTTCAGGGATGTTATTCACATTATCGTTACATTGTCCTGATAAGTGCTATCAAGTCTTTCATGTGGATGATAATTGTTATGGGACTTTGGATTTGCTAGAAGATGCTCATAATGCTTTAACAGGAGGTCCTTCTACTTGGTTGGAAAAAACTACTTGTTTAGAAGCTATTCATCCGAATACTGGTGTTATAATAAAACTGGATAATGATGCTGATTTAAacatgttgtttaatatgtacAAGGATTTGGGAAAGGGAGAGGTTCACATAAATTTGACTATAATGAATGAAATCCTTGATGAAGCTGAGGGTGAAATTTTTCAGTGGACCGacgatgaagaagatgaaaatatGATTGAGAATATGGAGGCTCACTCAGATGACCAAAATATCGATGATGGTTTATCTGATTATGAATCTGATGAAAATGGAGTATTTGAAGGtgttagtgatgatgatgaagcaATTGATCACCCAATGGCAAAGGTAAGTGGCAAGATGCAAGGTGAGGTTTTCAAATATACCTATGATGAGAAACTGAAGAAAGAGATAGTTTTACTTAAAGTGGGGcaaatatttaataatgtcacTCATTTTAGAGAAGTTATGGAAGAATTTGTCCGTCAAGAGGGTTTTCCTATTGAAAAGctaaagaatgagaagagaagGTTTATTGCTATTTGTAAAGATAGAGGATGTGATTGGAAGATTCGTGCTTCCCCTTAAGGCGATGGCATAACTTACAAGATTAAAAAATTAAGTGGTCCACACACATGCCTCCAAGATATGAAAGGTCATGGAGCAACTTCAGGATGGATTGCGAAACAATTTGAGTCAGATTTCAGAGCCGATTATGATTTTTCTGCGGATAAACTTTATGTTTCATTGAAAGAGAAATTCGGCCTCGATATTAGAAGTCAAAAGTTGTTAAGGGCAATAAGGATTCAAAGAAAAATAGTTGTTGGAGATCATGAAAAGAGTTatatgccaaaataccacaatACATAGCTATTCTAAAAGAGACTAATGAAGGTGTTATGATAAAGTTAAAGTGTATTGGCTTAGATATACTGAATCCCGGGTGCAATCCAATCCTTGAACACTTTTACATTAGCTTTGAGGCACAAGGTTATGGTTTTGTTAATGGTTGTAGGTGCTTTATTGGTATTGATGCTTGTTTTCTGAAGGGCCCCTTTAAAGGACAATTACTTGTTGTCGTTTCACTTGACGCAAATTCAGGTATTTTTCCTTTAGCAGTCATGATTGCTAATAGGGAAGACGGGCTGACATGGGAGTATTTTCTTGATTGCTTGTCCAATTCTGTTGGAGCTATTGGAGGCATCACATTTATGAGTGACAGGCAAAAAGGGCTCAAGAATGCCGTGAAAAAAGTTTTTCCTATGGAAAATCATAGATTTTGTGCAAGACACCTTTATAACAATTTTAAGGTAAAAAATCCTGGTCCAAAGTTAAAACAACTTTTTTGGGCAGCAGTTAAGGCCTATAATGAGCAAGACTTTTTGCAAGTTATGGATGAGATGAAAGAAATAAGCAGATCTGCTTATAATTGGCTTTTGTATGACGGCAAAGAACCACTTGGGAGTTGGGAAAGATATAAATTTGATGAACATGTAAGAAACGATCATGTGACGAATAACATGACCGAGTCTTTCAATGCTTTTGTGGTGAAAGTTAGAGAAAACCCAGTTCTTACTTTGTTGGAATGGATTAGAAGGAAAACTATGACTAGATTTCAACAAAGATATGAAAAAGCCGTTGCTCTAGCAACTCCAATTCCATCAAAAGCGAGAGAAAGAATTAATCGAAATCAGAAGGAGGGGAAAAAGCTGCTTTGTTTCAGAGGTAGTGATCACTTGTTTGAAGTAAATGACTCAAAAAACTATGTGGTGAATTTACAGGAAATGTCTTGTCAATGTAGAGAATGGCCAATTAGTGGAGTGCTGTGCAAACATGCACTATGTTGCATGACTCATATTAGAGATGATCCTACCAGATTTGTTCATCCTCTACTCACTAGAGATTTTTATGTGAAGACTTATTCTAAGACAATCAATCCGGTTCCAGATGAGAGCAAATGGCCAGCTGTAGATCACCCTGTTGGGTGTCCTCGTGAAGATATAGAGAAGCAGAGAGGTAGAaaaccaaagaaaagaaaaagagaattgGATGAACAACCAGCCAAGAAGAGATCAGTTCATTGCATTTGCACAATATGTCATCAAATTGGACATAATAGTAGAACGTGTGGAAAGAAAAAATCAACTACAAATGAGGGTGGACTCCATTAGTAAGTTCATTACTTTATCACTTTCCTAACTTTGAGTTCTTAAACtgaataataattatttcatgttattaaattTACAGGTTTCATTCAATTGACGTGACACGTTTTATGGCTGGGATGAACATATGGCTAGCTTATTGATTATACTGAAAACTtatcactttttttgaaaaaatttcagTCTTTTATGGATGTACATCTTGTTTTCATGGATGAACATCTTGTTTTCATGGATGAATTGAGCATAAACATTGTTTGCTAAAAACATATTGATGCTAAAGGAACAGCAtatgattttgagaatttgaaACACTTAATGTTTGAGATTGGGAATGTCCGAGACAGCTTAAGGTTAATGCCGGACTTCCAAAGGAGGGAAATGGCTGCAAATTTGGCAATGAAAATGGCTGCCATGTTTGGTGATAGCAGTGGAGATGAAGGAGGATTTGATTGATAGAAGCCGCATAAAGTTCACTGATCACATATGCCCCTCAGTTTCACTTCTTGTGGAGCTGTTCATAAACTAAAGGAATCTGATAAGCGCGTTGTGCATTCGTGTTTAAGTGAGATCGACGAGCTAGCTGTTTATCAAAGATATCTGCTATAAAAAATCACAGCTTTAATTTTGTGTGTTTATGATCCTAGCAGGTGATTGGAAGGGTAGAAATGTTTTAGCTTGTTCAGGCTTCTATAGTAGTTCTTTAGATTTTCCTACCAGAAGTGATTTGTGTATTATTAGCAAGAGTAATATATTATGTTATGAGAATCAGCTATGTTCTCTTGTTGACACACGCAAGAGGAAACAGAGCGGTTAGTttcatgagaaaaaaaaatggtgttCCCAGTAACAACAGCCTGCAATGGTATCTTGACCAAATCCTCCCCTTAATCCTAATAGACAAGcattagaaggaaaaaaagaataaacCTACTTAATCTAAGAACAAAGTGAACCTGAGTGTTTGGTGATGTGCTGAAGAACATGACGCACTTTGGCAGAGAGATTGCACTGTGAAATTTTAAGggtaatattaattaattagggCAGCCCATTAAATTGGAAGACAAAGGAAATTACGTTTTGCCCTTCTTGTGATTGGTCAATATTTAAAGCTACTAGTCAGTGACTAGATATTagtaaaaggaaaaggaagggggggggggggggatggaaATGATTTTCACCCGATACAAACCCATAGCTACATAGTACTATATAATAGATTCAATGCTGAAAAAACTTTAAAGATTAAATGCATGGAACTTAAATCTTGGATCCGCCCTTTTATAGCAGGTTAGTCACTATTTTTGTTAGATTACCATTTAACACTTACCAAGAAATTTATACAATGTAATTATCTAATAAATGCTGATTgcataaatattctttttacaTGTATAATCATATGGCTCATTCTCAATGCCAGATTTTGAATGACGTCAATGAGCATTCCAGGGAACTTAGGTGGCTTGCAGTTGGACCACTTGAAGAAGCTAAGAGATTTACTTCATACAATGTCAATGGGTTCAAATTTAGAACTCTATCACGAGAGCAGGGGCTGAAAACTCAAAGCGTGGAGTATTTGGTACATTTGATACTAGAAGTTATGCAAGCAACCGTGACAACAATATGGTAGTTGGAGGTGTTCCATATTACGGAAAATTGGTGGACATAATCGAATTGAACTACAATGGTCAATTTACGGTTACATTGTTCAAGTGTCAATGGGCTAATACCACCTCTTGTGACGAGGCATAAAAAAAGACGAGTTGGGATTTACGAGTGTTAATTTTTCCCATTTGATACATCTTGGTGATCGGGAAGAGCATGAGCGTATATATTGGCATCACGACTGCCCAACTTGTATATTACGTTGAtgatgaaaaggaaaaacaatgGAGTGTTGTTGTTCATCTAAAACCAAGAGACTTGTATGACATGGGAGAAGAAACAGAAGAAGAGTCCATTTATGATGtcatttcttcttcacaagAAGATTTGGGTAGTCGGTTTCCTGATGGCGATCAAGATTTACGATTGACAAGGGATGAAaatagaagatgaagataaaTATTATTTAGAAATATGACTACtagatttaaaaagttttaaatgaACAACGCTTCATCCAAAATGTTTGTTGCACATTTAATTAGAGTTCCTCACTTTGTATAATAGGTTTGTCTTGACACTTGATGTTAATTTTGACTTCAATTTTCTCTATTAAAGTCTCTGCTTTTAATTGGTTGTTGCTAAAATTATGCGTTACTAACTACGCCTATATTTACAGCAATGGCTAGGCCAAGAAGGTTCAAGGCTACACCACTTGATACGAGAGATCACTTCACCGCAAATTCTCATGAGGTTAGGTGTAAATGCTTTAAGGTTGCACCACCTGAAGCTGATTCTGCATCAAAAACTTGTACTGGAGCTCGTTCTGGTGCTTCGTCGTCTAATGGTAGTGATCATGTTAGCATGCCACCGACACATGGCCTCGAGTATGCTTCATCGAATCGATTCA
This window harbors:
- the LOC132051731 gene encoding uncharacterized protein LOC132051731, with protein sequence MLFTLSLHCPDKCYQVFHVDDNCYGTLDLLEDAHNALTGGPSTWLEKTTCLEAIHPNTGVIIKLDNDADLNMLFNMYKDLGKGEVHINLTIMNEILDEAEGEIFQWTDDEEDENMIENMEAHSDDQNIDDGLSDYESDENGVFEGVSDDDEAIDHPMAKVSGKMQGEVFKYTYDEKLKKEIVLLKVGQIFNNVTHFREVMEEFVRQEGFPIEKLKNEKRRFIAICKDRGCDWKIRASP
- the LOC132053802 gene encoding uncharacterized protein LOC132053802, whose product is MIKLKCIGLDILNPGCNPILEHFYISFEAQGYGFVNGCRCFIGIDACFLKGPFKGQLLVVVSLDANSGIFPLAVMIANREDGLTWEYFLDCLSNSVGAIGGITFMSDRQKGLKNAVKKVFPMENHRFCARHLYNNFKVKNPGPKLKQLFWAAVKAYNEQDFLQVMDEMKEISRSAYNWLLYDGKEPLGSWERYKFDEHVRNDHVTNNMTESFNAFVVKVRENPVLTLLEWIRRKTMTRFQQRYEKAVALATPIPSKARERINRNQKEGKKLLCFRGSDHLFEVNDSKNYVVNLQEMSCQCREWPISGVLCKHALCCMTHIRDDPTRFVHPLLTRDFYVKTYSKTINPVPDESKWPAVDHPVGCPREDIEKQRGTAYDFENLKHLMFEIGNVRDSLRLMPDFQRREMAANLAMKMAAMFGDSSGDEGGFD